The following are encoded in a window of Lactobacillus panisapium genomic DNA:
- a CDS encoding carbohydrate ABC transporter permease, whose product MKTNQKKAWLFLAPTIIFVTLFSIYPILRAFGMSFQSGSLIDLTWTGFNNYKYIFNDPEFWLAIKNTLLYAIISVPVGLAISIMLAWIIFDKVKHKSLFETTFFMPYVTSTIAIGIVFRYIFNGDYGMLNFLLRSLHLPAPDWIDDPAMSLTTIIIFGIWSSLAFNIVILMGALRNIDPNFYTIADMYGASGKDKFWKITMPELVPTIAFLLTMNIIGAFKIYTSVYALFNGQAGVGNSGTTAVFYIYNKFQTVGTPGVAMAATVILFLIILFATFLQRKMMKKIGEN is encoded by the coding sequence ATGAAAACTAATCAGAAAAAAGCGTGGCTTTTTTTAGCGCCAACAATCATTTTTGTCACTTTATTTAGTATTTATCCTATCCTGCGGGCTTTTGGCATGAGTTTTCAAAGCGGGTCACTCATTGATTTGACTTGGACGGGATTTAACAACTATAAGTATATTTTTAATGATCCAGAATTCTGGTTGGCAATTAAGAATACTTTGTTATATGCAATAATTTCCGTTCCGGTGGGGTTAGCAATTTCGATTATGCTTGCCTGGATTATTTTTGACAAAGTTAAGCATAAGTCGTTGTTTGAAACAACCTTCTTTATGCCATATGTTACTTCAACTATCGCGATTGGGATTGTCTTCCGTTACATTTTTAACGGTGATTATGGCATGTTGAATTTCTTATTAAGAAGTCTCCATTTGCCAGCACCTGATTGGATTGATGACCCGGCAATGTCACTGACCACGATTATCATTTTTGGTATCTGGTCATCGCTGGCTTTCAATATTGTAATCTTGATGGGTGCACTTAGAAATATTGACCCTAATTTTTATACGATTGCAGATATGTATGGGGCTAGTGGTAAGGATAAGTTCTGGAAGATTACAATGCCGGAATTAGTGCCAACGATTGCCTTTTTACTAACGATGAATATTATTGGGGCATTTAAAATCTACACGTCAGTGTATGCGCTGTTTAACGGGCAAGCTGGAGTCGGTAATTCCGGTACGACGGCAGTCTTTTATATTTACAATAAGTTCCAAACCGTTGGTACTCCAGGAGTGGCCATGGCCGCAACAGTGATCTTATTCCTGATTATTTTATTTGCTACTTTCTTGCAACGCAAAATGATGAAGAAGATAGGAGAAAATTAA
- a CDS encoding carbohydrate ABC transporter permease — protein MKRIRLGVIFSYIILFIFAFITVFPFIYMILGGLMNFQETTSIPPTLIPHHFEWGNYAKVFARAPFARYFFNTVLTASITTLVSLFNSLLGAFAMVNLRFKGKGVVQMVMLSLLMVPGEAIIFTNYNTIAHMGLLNTYIGLVLPFLTSIFYMYYLQSYFGSISETIYKAAMIDGASDWDYIWKILVPMSKSGLFTVGLLSFISGWNSFLWPLLVTNEDTMRLLNNGLSAFASDAGSETQLQLAAATLTVVPILILYFIFRKQIIKGVVRNDLKG, from the coding sequence ATGAAACGAATTCGCTTAGGAGTCATATTCAGTTACATTATTTTGTTCATCTTTGCCTTCATTACGGTTTTTCCATTTATCTACATGATTTTGGGCGGACTAATGAATTTTCAGGAAACAACCTCAATTCCGCCAACGCTCATTCCGCATCATTTCGAATGGGGTAACTATGCGAAAGTCTTCGCTCGGGCGCCATTTGCCAGATACTTTTTCAATACGGTCTTAACCGCCTCAATTACTACGCTGGTCAGCTTATTTAATTCGCTGCTTGGAGCGTTTGCGATGGTTAACTTACGCTTTAAGGGTAAGGGCGTTGTTCAGATGGTAATGCTCTCCTTATTGATGGTTCCCGGTGAAGCAATTATCTTTACCAATTACAATACGATTGCACATATGGGTCTACTTAATACCTATATTGGTCTGGTTTTACCATTCTTAACGTCCATCTTTTATATGTATTATTTACAAAGCTACTTTGGTTCCATTTCGGAAACAATTTATAAAGCTGCCATGATTGATGGTGCAAGTGATTGGGACTACATTTGGAAAATTTTGGTGCCAATGTCTAAAAGTGGTCTTTTCACTGTAGGACTTTTGAGCTTTATCTCAGGCTGGAATTCCTTCTTGTGGCCACTACTTGTGACTAACGAAGATACAATGCGCCTTCTTAACAATGGTCTTTCAGCTTTTGCCTCTGATGCTGGTAGTGAAACCCAATTGCAATTAGCAGCGGCAACTTTAACGGTTGTTCCAATCCTAATTTTGTACTTTATCTTTAGAAAGCAAATTATTAAGGGGGTAGTTCGTAATGACCTCAAAGGCTAA